In Candidatus Poribacteria bacterium, one DNA window encodes the following:
- a CDS encoding LamG domain-containing protein — protein MRRLRPVVLLSCLAIAAAALTASAQDPSLVMYLNFEDGGKTAKDLSPAGKNSATLMGKAKFGEGKYGSGLALGLNAHAEVPHHDSLNLQAMSLMTWVRITELTGDNQSGIEKGPAWAQGEYNLLPVYGGNVLLQIFDLPDNCNDELQAGTVTDTKWHHITGTFDLKRITVYVDGSEVGGGPCEGKLQTNNGPLYIGARGGSGRWTVGFYDDMKIYNRALTKAEIRTAMEEIPVNLAVDPRHRATVMWAALKDR, from the coding sequence CTGTTGTGCTCCTGTCATGCCTGGCGATCGCCGCTGCCGCCCTCACGGCGTCCGCCCAAGACCCCTCGTTGGTCATGTATCTGAACTTCGAAGACGGCGGCAAGACCGCCAAGGACCTCAGTCCTGCTGGCAAGAACAGCGCCACGCTCATGGGCAAGGCGAAGTTCGGCGAGGGCAAGTACGGCTCTGGGCTCGCCCTCGGTCTGAACGCCCACGCCGAAGTGCCGCACCACGACTCGCTGAACCTGCAAGCCATGTCGCTCATGACGTGGGTCCGAATCACCGAACTCACGGGCGACAACCAGAGCGGCATCGAGAAGGGCCCCGCATGGGCGCAGGGCGAGTACAACCTGCTGCCCGTCTACGGCGGCAACGTCCTGCTCCAGATCTTCGACCTGCCGGACAACTGCAACGACGAGCTCCAGGCTGGCACGGTGACCGACACCAAGTGGCACCACATCACCGGCACGTTCGATCTGAAGCGCATCACGGTCTACGTGGACGGCAGCGAAGTCGGTGGCGGGCCCTGCGAAGGCAAGCTCCAGACGAACAACGGGCCCCTCTACATCGGCGCGCGCGGCGGAAGCGGGCGGTGGACCGTCGGGTTCTACGATGATATGAAGATCTACAACCGCGCGCTGACGAAGGCGGAGATTCGTACGGCGATGGAGGAGATTCCTGTCAATCTCGCCGTCGATCCGCGCCATCGCGCGACGGTCATGTGGGCGGCGCTCAAGGACCGCTAG